The following proteins come from a genomic window of Phnomibacter ginsenosidimutans:
- a CDS encoding DUF1330 domain-containing protein encodes MDNTYLMPTQEAGRKFIMRQIQGGIVMLNLLRFRETADYSDTPVLQPAAPISGKQAYQLYIEHTLPFLTKSGGEVLFMGEGGDFLIGPADERWDAVLLIKQHSVNSFLAFENDEAYMKGIGHRTAALADSRLLPIVETK; translated from the coding sequence ATGGACAATACCTATTTAATGCCAACACAAGAAGCCGGGCGAAAATTTATCATGCGGCAAATACAAGGAGGTATAGTGATGCTGAACTTGCTACGTTTTCGTGAAACAGCTGACTATTCAGATACTCCTGTGCTGCAACCGGCAGCGCCAATAAGTGGTAAACAGGCTTATCAACTTTATATTGAACATACGTTGCCATTCCTGACTAAGTCGGGTGGAGAAGTGTTGTTTATGGGTGAGGGAGGTGACTTTTTAATTGGACCAGCAGATGAAAGATGGGATGCTGTATTGTTAATCAAGCAGCATAGTGTGAACAGCTTTCTTGCTTTTGAAAATGATGAAGCTTACATGAAAGGAATAGGACATAGAACTGCCGCATTAGCTGATTCCAGACTTTTACCAATTGTTGAAACAAAATGA